A genomic segment from Micromonospora echinaurantiaca encodes:
- the purM gene encoding phosphoribosylformylglycinamidine cyclo-ligase: MTHVSERSGAGSSPTGAGGERQPWTAGAGRQARKRSVSYADAGVSIEAGDRAVELLKSKVRQTRRPEVLGDLGGFAGLFRLDTKKYKNPILASSTDGVGTKLVIAQQMDIHDTVGIDLVAMVVDDLVACGAEPLFLLDYIATGEVVPDKVAEIGAGIADGCRYAGCALLGGETAEHPGVLRPDEYDISATGVGVVEESEILSPERVEVGDVVIAMRSSGLHSNGYSLVRHVLLGAGRMRLDVVIEDFGRQRTLGEELLTPTKIYAQDCLKLIAEAEVRALAHVTGGGIPGNLVRVLPEHVDAVVNRSTWKPQPIFDLIQAKGRIEDPEMEATFNMGVGMFAIVSAEDADRALATLTGRGVDAWQAGEIIEGSGNVQMIGHHTRG, from the coding sequence GTGACGCACGTGTCCGAGCGCAGCGGCGCAGGAAGCAGCCCGACCGGCGCCGGCGGCGAGCGCCAGCCGTGGACGGCCGGTGCCGGCCGCCAGGCGCGCAAACGCTCGGTCTCGTACGCGGACGCCGGCGTGTCGATCGAGGCGGGCGACCGCGCGGTCGAGCTGCTGAAGTCCAAGGTGCGCCAGACCCGGCGGCCCGAGGTGCTGGGTGACCTGGGTGGCTTCGCCGGCCTGTTCCGGCTGGACACCAAGAAGTACAAGAACCCGATCCTGGCCTCGTCCACCGACGGCGTGGGCACCAAGCTGGTGATCGCCCAGCAGATGGACATCCACGACACGGTCGGCATCGACCTGGTCGCGATGGTCGTCGACGACCTGGTCGCCTGCGGCGCGGAGCCGCTCTTCCTGCTCGACTACATCGCCACCGGCGAGGTCGTGCCGGACAAGGTCGCCGAGATCGGCGCCGGCATCGCCGACGGCTGCCGGTACGCCGGCTGCGCGCTGCTGGGCGGCGAAACCGCCGAGCACCCGGGCGTGCTCCGGCCGGACGAGTACGACATCTCCGCCACCGGCGTCGGCGTGGTGGAGGAGAGCGAGATCCTCAGCCCGGAGCGGGTCGAGGTGGGCGACGTGGTCATCGCGATGCGCTCCTCCGGCCTGCACTCCAACGGCTACTCGCTGGTCCGGCACGTGCTGCTCGGCGCCGGCCGGATGCGGCTGGACGTGGTGATCGAGGACTTCGGCCGGCAGCGGACGCTCGGCGAGGAGCTGCTCACCCCGACCAAGATCTACGCGCAGGACTGCCTCAAGCTGATCGCCGAGGCCGAGGTGCGGGCGCTGGCCCACGTCACCGGCGGCGGCATCCCGGGCAACCTGGTCCGGGTGCTGCCGGAGCACGTGGACGCCGTGGTCAACCGCTCCACCTGGAAGCCGCAGCCGATCTTCGACCTGATCCAGGCCAAGGGCCGGATCGAGGACCCGGAGATGGAGGCGACCTTCAACATGGGCGTGGGCATGTTCGCCATCGTGTCGGCGGAGGACGCCGACCGCGCGCTGGCCACGCTGACCGGCCGCGGCGTCGACGCCTGGCAGGCCGGCGAGATCATCGAGGGCTCCGGCAACGTGCAGATGATCGGTCACCACACCCGCGGATGA
- the purL gene encoding phosphoribosylformylglycinamidine synthase subunit PurL translates to MTTHPDPVRETPEVAPVEPRAAADVPPAAPAAGSAPADWAAGVDTVPRAGGTPGELQPYAELGLRDDEYERIRDILGRRPTQAELAMYSIMWSEHCSYKSSKVHLRQFGEKAPPSDRLLAGIGENAGVVRVSDELAVTFKVESHNHPSFVEPYQGAATGVGGIVRDILAMGARPVAVMDPLRFGAADHPDTARVLPGVVAGIGGYGNCLGLPNIGGEVVFDPCYQGNPLVNALCLGVLPVNRLQSKAAAGPGNIVVLMGAKTGRDGIGGVSVLASATFDEGSEERRPSVQVGDPFMEKLLIEACLELYDAELVVGIQDLGGAGLTCALTETAAAAGTGMRVWLERVPLREPSMEPHEILASESQERMLLVVEPEKLDAVLKTAEKWGVWATAIGEVTPPAPDGQPGRLVITWRDHLVVDVPPGSLVDDGPVYARPMREPADLILLQADRAETLPRPADPEALRETVLRMVASPNLADKTWVTEQYDRYVLGNTVLAQPEDSGVIRIDERTGLGVALSVDGNGRYARLDPYHGTKLALAEAYRNVVVTGAKPIAVTNCLNFGSPEDPGVMWQFAEAVRGLADGCAELGIPVTGGNVSFYNQTGAAAIHPTPVVGVLGVLDDVANRVPMGFVPRPNGDHDQLFLLGETHVELSGSEWAWVTHEHLGGVPPQVDLAHERALGELLAEAARVGHLSSAHDLSDGGLAQSLVESCLRRGVGARVAVPERFAGGSMPFVYLFSESAGRVLVSVPRGHEKAFTALCAERGVPFELIGVTDPAGGALEVHGQFRIGLDELRAAHTATLPRLFSGAEVVEVPAPATGVAGAVEAVPLPVTEPAAEVAPVDPASVDSEPIASAGPTPRTGAAEPVAPAADEAPEAVADPAEAAADEPAEAAGADEPAEAAGAAEPAEAAAEATDAGDGEQPAAPDQR, encoded by the coding sequence ATGACCACCCACCCGGACCCGGTACGGGAGACCCCGGAGGTCGCCCCGGTTGAGCCGCGGGCGGCCGCCGACGTGCCGCCGGCCGCGCCGGCCGCCGGTTCGGCACCCGCCGACTGGGCCGCCGGCGTGGACACCGTGCCGCGCGCCGGTGGCACCCCGGGCGAGCTCCAGCCGTACGCCGAGCTCGGGCTCCGCGACGACGAGTACGAGCGGATCCGCGACATCCTCGGCCGCCGGCCCACCCAGGCCGAGCTGGCCATGTACTCGATCATGTGGAGCGAGCACTGCTCCTACAAGTCCAGCAAGGTGCACCTGCGCCAGTTCGGTGAGAAGGCCCCGCCGAGCGACCGGCTGCTCGCCGGCATCGGCGAGAACGCCGGCGTGGTGCGGGTCTCCGACGAGCTGGCGGTGACCTTCAAGGTCGAGTCGCACAACCACCCGAGCTTCGTCGAGCCCTACCAGGGCGCGGCCACCGGCGTCGGCGGCATCGTCCGGGACATCCTCGCCATGGGCGCCCGCCCGGTGGCGGTGATGGACCCGCTGCGCTTCGGCGCCGCCGACCACCCCGACACCGCCCGGGTGCTCCCCGGCGTGGTCGCCGGCATCGGCGGCTACGGCAACTGCCTGGGCCTGCCGAACATCGGCGGCGAGGTCGTGTTCGACCCGTGCTACCAGGGCAACCCGCTGGTCAACGCGCTCTGCCTGGGCGTGCTGCCGGTGAACCGGCTGCAGAGCAAGGCCGCCGCCGGGCCGGGCAACATCGTGGTGCTGATGGGCGCCAAGACCGGCCGGGACGGCATCGGCGGCGTCTCCGTGCTGGCCAGCGCCACCTTCGACGAGGGCAGCGAGGAGCGGCGCCCGTCCGTCCAGGTCGGCGACCCGTTCATGGAGAAGCTGCTCATCGAGGCGTGCCTGGAGCTGTACGACGCCGAGCTGGTCGTCGGCATCCAGGACCTCGGCGGCGCCGGCCTGACCTGCGCGCTCACCGAGACCGCCGCCGCGGCCGGCACCGGCATGCGGGTCTGGCTGGAGCGGGTGCCGCTGCGCGAGCCCTCGATGGAGCCGCACGAGATCCTGGCCAGCGAGTCGCAGGAGCGGATGCTGCTGGTCGTCGAGCCGGAGAAGCTCGACGCGGTGCTCAAGACCGCCGAGAAGTGGGGCGTCTGGGCCACCGCCATCGGCGAGGTCACCCCGCCGGCGCCGGACGGCCAGCCGGGTCGGCTGGTGATCACCTGGCGGGACCACCTGGTGGTCGACGTCCCGCCGGGTTCGCTGGTCGACGACGGTCCGGTCTACGCCCGCCCGATGCGCGAGCCGGCCGACCTGATCCTGCTCCAGGCCGATCGGGCCGAGACGCTGCCCCGGCCGGCCGACCCGGAGGCGCTGCGCGAGACCGTGCTGCGCATGGTCGCGTCGCCGAACCTGGCCGACAAGACCTGGGTCACCGAGCAGTACGACCGGTACGTGCTGGGCAACACCGTGCTGGCCCAGCCGGAGGACTCCGGCGTGATCCGGATCGACGAGCGGACCGGGCTCGGCGTGGCGCTGTCGGTGGACGGCAACGGCCGGTACGCCCGGCTCGACCCGTACCACGGCACCAAGCTGGCGCTCGCCGAGGCGTACCGGAACGTGGTGGTCACCGGCGCGAAGCCGATCGCTGTCACCAACTGCCTGAACTTCGGCTCGCCGGAGGACCCGGGCGTGATGTGGCAGTTCGCCGAGGCCGTCCGCGGCCTGGCCGACGGCTGCGCCGAGCTGGGCATCCCGGTCACCGGCGGCAACGTCAGCTTCTACAACCAGACCGGCGCCGCGGCCATCCACCCGACCCCGGTGGTCGGCGTGCTGGGCGTTCTCGACGACGTGGCCAACCGGGTGCCGATGGGCTTCGTGCCCCGGCCGAACGGCGACCACGACCAGCTCTTCCTGCTCGGCGAGACGCACGTGGAGCTCTCCGGCTCGGAGTGGGCCTGGGTCACCCACGAGCACCTCGGCGGCGTACCGCCGCAGGTCGACCTGGCGCACGAGCGGGCGCTGGGTGAGCTGCTCGCGGAGGCCGCCCGGGTCGGGCACCTCAGCTCGGCGCACGACCTCTCCGACGGCGGTCTGGCGCAGAGCCTGGTCGAGTCCTGCCTGCGGCGCGGCGTCGGCGCCCGGGTCGCGGTGCCGGAGCGGTTCGCCGGCGGCTCGATGCCGTTCGTCTACCTGTTCAGCGAGTCCGCCGGGCGGGTGCTGGTCTCGGTGCCGCGCGGCCACGAGAAGGCGTTCACCGCCCTCTGCGCCGAGCGCGGGGTGCCGTTCGAGCTGATCGGCGTCACCGACCCGGCCGGCGGTGCGCTGGAGGTGCACGGGCAGTTCCGGATCGGCCTGGACGAGCTGCGCGCCGCGCACACCGCGACCCTGCCGCGCCTCTTCTCCGGTGCCGAGGTCGTCGAGGTGCCCGCGCCGGCGACCGGCGTGGCCGGTGCCGTCGAGGCGGTCCCGCTGCCGGTCACCGAGCCGGCCGCCGAGGTGGCGCCGGTGGACCCGGCGAGCGTCGACTCCGAGCCGATCGCGTCGGCCGGGCCGACCCCGCGGACCGGCGCAGCGGAGCCCGTCGCCCCAGCCGCCGACGAGGCCCCCGAAGCCGTGGCGGACCCCGCCGAGGCCGCCGCCGACGAGCCGGCCGAGGCCGCTGGCGCCGACGAGCCGGCCGAGGCTGCTGGCGCTGCCGAGCCGGCCGAGGCTGCCGCCGAGGCGACCGACGCCGGTGACGGTGAGCAGCCCGCCGCGCCCGATCAGCGCTGA
- a CDS encoding sterol carrier family protein, translated as MTAALSALDEGLTPERPVLREAVRALLTALADRAPGRSVEVRVPPYGAVQCISGPRHTRGTPPNVVETDPRTWLELATGRLDWERAVTQGRVSVSGVRADLSEYLPLHADGEAI; from the coding sequence GTGACGGCGGCGTTGTCGGCGCTCGACGAGGGGCTTACCCCCGAACGACCGGTGCTCCGAGAGGCGGTCCGTGCCCTGTTGACCGCCCTCGCGGATCGCGCCCCCGGCCGATCGGTGGAGGTGCGTGTCCCACCTTACGGTGCAGTTCAGTGCATTTCCGGTCCCCGACACACCCGTGGCACGCCGCCGAACGTGGTGGAGACGGATCCGCGTACCTGGCTGGAACTGGCGACCGGGCGGCTCGACTGGGAACGGGCGGTTACGCAGGGTCGCGTATCGGTGAGCGGGGTCCGGGCGGATCTTTCCGAATATCTGCCGCTCCACGCGGACGGGGAAGCGATCTAG
- the purQ gene encoding phosphoribosylformylglycinamidine synthase subunit PurQ, which yields MTARVGVVTFPGSLDDGDAARAVRIAGAEPVRLWHGDPALHGVDAVVLPGGFSYGDYLRCGAIARFAPVMETIVDAARGGLPVLGICNGFQILCEAHLLPGALTRNQHLHFRNRDQFLRIESVGTAWTNTFQPGQEVLIPVKNGEGCYVADPATLDQLEAEGRVVARYIGGNPNGSQRDIAAITNSAGNVVGIMPHPEHAVEELTGPSLDGLGFFTSVLKHLVGAPA from the coding sequence GTGACCGCGCGGGTCGGTGTGGTGACCTTCCCCGGCTCGCTCGACGACGGGGACGCGGCCCGGGCCGTCCGGATCGCCGGCGCCGAGCCGGTCCGCCTCTGGCACGGCGACCCGGCGCTGCACGGGGTGGACGCGGTCGTGCTGCCCGGCGGCTTCTCCTACGGTGACTACCTGCGTTGCGGCGCCATCGCCCGGTTCGCCCCGGTGATGGAGACGATCGTGGACGCGGCCCGGGGCGGCCTGCCGGTGCTCGGCATCTGCAACGGCTTCCAGATCCTCTGCGAGGCCCACCTGCTCCCCGGCGCGCTGACCCGCAACCAGCACCTGCACTTCCGCAACCGCGACCAGTTCCTCCGGATCGAGTCGGTCGGCACCGCCTGGACCAACACCTTCCAGCCCGGCCAGGAGGTGCTGATCCCGGTCAAGAACGGCGAGGGCTGCTACGTCGCCGACCCCGCGACCCTGGACCAGCTCGAGGCCGAGGGCCGGGTGGTCGCCCGGTACATCGGCGGCAACCCGAACGGGTCGCAGCGCGACATCGCGGCGATCACCAACTCCGCCGGCAACGTCGTCGGCATCATGCCGCATCCCGAGCACGCGGTGGAGGAGCTGACCGGCCCCTCCCTGGACGGTCTCGGCTTCTTCACCTCGGTCCTCAAGCACCTGGTGGGGGCGCCGGCGTGA
- the purF gene encoding amidophosphoribosyltransferase: MPRGDGRLSHDLDPQRPGPQDACGVFGVWAPGEEVANLTYFGLYALQHRGQEAAGIAVSDGSGVVVYKDLGLVAQVFDEPTLASLRGHVAIGHARYSTTGGSTWENAQPTIRSTSSGTTIALAHNGNLVNTAELQREVADRGLVADGSTNDTSLVTMLLASRPDLSVEAAALEVLPQLRGAFSFVFMDESTLYAARDAHGVRPLVLGRLERGWVVASETAALDIVGASVVREVEPGELIAIDEDGLRSTRFAVPEPKGCLFEYVYIARPDATIAGRNVHAARVQIGRQLAKEHPVEADLVIPVPESGTPAAIGYAEESGITYGAGLMKNPYVGRTFIQPSQTLRQLGIRLKLNPLRQNVRGKRLVVVDDSIVRGNTQRAIVRMLREAGALEVHVRISSPPVKWPCFYGIDFATRAELLANGLDTEGVRRSIGADTLGYVSLPGLIAATEQPKTRLCRACFDGEYPIELPAGNLIGKHVLEGVGRRVANTTPDALDRTTPPLVATPGGATAHRP, encoded by the coding sequence GTGCCCCGAGGCGACGGCCGGCTGAGCCACGACCTTGACCCCCAACGACCCGGCCCGCAGGACGCGTGTGGCGTCTTCGGCGTCTGGGCGCCCGGGGAGGAGGTCGCCAACCTCACCTACTTCGGGCTCTACGCGCTGCAGCACCGGGGTCAGGAGGCGGCCGGCATCGCGGTGAGCGACGGCTCCGGCGTGGTGGTCTACAAGGATCTCGGCCTGGTCGCCCAGGTCTTCGACGAGCCGACCCTGGCCAGCCTGCGCGGGCACGTCGCGATCGGGCACGCGCGCTACTCCACCACCGGCGGCTCGACCTGGGAGAACGCCCAGCCGACCATCCGGTCCACGAGTTCCGGCACGACCATCGCGCTGGCCCACAACGGCAACCTGGTCAACACCGCCGAGCTGCAGCGCGAGGTCGCCGACCGGGGCCTCGTCGCGGACGGCTCGACCAACGACACCTCGCTGGTGACCATGCTGCTGGCCAGCCGCCCCGACCTCTCCGTCGAGGCGGCCGCGCTGGAGGTGCTGCCGCAGCTGCGCGGCGCGTTCAGCTTCGTCTTCATGGACGAGTCGACGCTCTACGCGGCCCGCGACGCCCACGGCGTACGCCCGCTGGTGCTCGGCCGGCTGGAGCGCGGCTGGGTGGTGGCCAGCGAGACCGCGGCGCTGGACATCGTCGGCGCCAGCGTGGTGCGCGAGGTGGAGCCCGGCGAGCTGATCGCCATCGACGAGGACGGGCTGCGCTCCACCCGGTTCGCCGTCCCGGAACCCAAGGGCTGCCTCTTCGAGTACGTCTACATCGCCCGCCCGGACGCCACCATCGCCGGCCGGAACGTGCACGCCGCCCGGGTGCAGATCGGCCGCCAACTGGCCAAGGAGCACCCGGTCGAGGCCGACCTGGTGATCCCGGTGCCGGAGTCGGGCACCCCGGCGGCGATCGGCTACGCCGAAGAGTCCGGGATCACCTACGGCGCCGGCCTGATGAAGAACCCGTACGTCGGGCGGACCTTCATCCAGCCCTCGCAGACCCTGCGCCAGCTCGGCATCCGGCTCAAGCTCAACCCGCTGCGGCAGAACGTGCGGGGCAAGCGGCTGGTCGTGGTCGACGACTCGATCGTGCGCGGCAACACCCAGCGGGCGATCGTCCGGATGCTGCGCGAGGCCGGCGCGCTGGAGGTGCACGTACGCATCTCCTCGCCGCCGGTGAAGTGGCCGTGCTTCTACGGCATCGACTTCGCCACCCGGGCCGAGTTGCTGGCCAACGGCCTGGACACGGAGGGCGTCCGCCGCTCGATCGGCGCCGACACGCTCGGCTACGTGTCGCTGCCCGGGCTGATCGCCGCCACCGAGCAGCCGAAGACCCGGCTGTGCCGCGCCTGCTTCGACGGGGAGTACCCGATCGAGCTGCCGGCCGGCAACCTGATCGGCAAGCACGTGCTCGAAGGGGTGGGCCGTCGGGTCGCGAACACCACCCCGGACGCCCTCGACCGCACCACCCCGCCACTCGTCGCCACTCCGGGCGGCGCGACCGCACACCGCCCGTAG
- a CDS encoding 2-phosphosulfolactate phosphatase, whose protein sequence is MAAAVYAQPGSGARLDWGLSGAAELGRVCAVLVVVDVLSFTTAVEVAVGRGMRVHPFPWGEQAAEYARRVGAVAAVGRRRTTPEHPWSLSPAALSTAPVVADLVLPSPNGSAISAAASATGLPVVAACLRNARAVGRWLQRQGYGSTDAPVGVIAAGERWPDGSLRPSVEDQLGAACVLDAVSNVPGGLSVEAAMALAALASTPDVPAAVRGCVSGRELIEGGFAQDVEIAVRVGVSDVVPVLRSGVFSAA, encoded by the coding sequence TTGGCCGCGGCGGTCTACGCGCAGCCCGGTTCGGGCGCCCGGTTGGACTGGGGGCTGAGCGGGGCGGCCGAACTCGGCCGGGTCTGCGCGGTGCTGGTGGTGGTGGACGTGCTCTCGTTCACCACCGCCGTCGAGGTGGCGGTCGGCCGCGGCATGCGGGTGCACCCGTTCCCGTGGGGCGAGCAGGCCGCCGAGTACGCGCGCCGGGTCGGTGCGGTCGCCGCGGTGGGCCGCCGGAGGACCACCCCCGAGCATCCGTGGTCGCTCTCGCCGGCGGCGCTGAGCACCGCCCCGGTCGTGGCCGACCTGGTGCTGCCCTCGCCGAACGGTTCGGCGATCAGCGCCGCGGCCAGCGCCACCGGCCTGCCGGTGGTCGCGGCCTGCCTGCGCAACGCCCGCGCCGTCGGGCGCTGGCTCCAGCGACAGGGGTACGGCTCGACGGACGCGCCGGTCGGCGTGATCGCCGCCGGCGAGCGCTGGCCGGACGGGTCACTGCGACCCTCGGTGGAGGACCAGCTCGGCGCGGCCTGCGTGCTGGACGCGGTGTCGAACGTGCCGGGCGGGCTCTCCGTGGAGGCGGCCATGGCGCTCGCCGCGCTGGCCAGCACCCCGGACGTGCCGGCCGCCGTCCGGGGCTGCGTCTCGGGCCGGGAGCTGATCGAGGGCGGCTTCGCCCAGGACGTCGAGATCGCGGTACGGGTCGGGGTCTCGGACGTGGTCCCGGTGCTCCGCTCCGGCGTCTTCTCCGCCGCCTGA